The following proteins come from a genomic window of Achromobacter deleyi:
- a CDS encoding sensor histidine kinase, which yields MAWLPIRSLFWRAFLTFWGAMAVITVCGMMLTAAVAWYRVDSLDGLNPGNLTRDATQIARTDGADGLRRWLAAMDARYSALKIYIVDTQDREILGRRLPTRLDDWLAAFRASPDASMLTAIDVAADPDALRVSWWHPQLLILPDRSHLLMLFLPFDSSHWEMLGLTPVALGLLLFALAITAPFCWALTRHVAAPLDQLRRAARALAAGKLETRSPAALSLRKDEVGLLARDFDAMAGRLQALVDTREQLLRNIAHELRSPLARLRLGVELARRKDERQDLQLDRMERECERLDALVGSTLRLARMGALPSPTETLDLAEVVDDVVQDARFEAGDRRISIDWRRPAPLPVTADRDSLASAIENVLRNALRFAPEGGIVRVRLLADAAEACLEIEDGGPGVPEKELAYLFEPFYQSAAAAGVTPGGAGLGLSIARAAVTAHKGRISARNAAPNGLSVRIELPRAQT from the coding sequence ATGGCCTGGCTGCCGATCCGCTCCCTGTTCTGGCGCGCCTTCCTGACCTTCTGGGGCGCGATGGCCGTCATCACGGTCTGCGGCATGATGCTGACCGCGGCCGTGGCCTGGTATCGCGTCGATTCGCTGGACGGCCTGAACCCCGGCAACCTGACCCGCGACGCGACGCAGATCGCGCGCACCGACGGCGCCGACGGCCTGCGCCGCTGGCTCGCCGCCATGGATGCGCGCTATTCGGCGCTCAAGATCTACATCGTCGACACGCAGGACCGCGAGATCCTGGGGCGCCGCCTGCCGACCCGGCTGGACGACTGGCTGGCCGCCTTTCGCGCCTCGCCCGATGCCAGCATGCTGACCGCCATCGACGTGGCCGCCGATCCCGACGCGCTGCGCGTGTCCTGGTGGCACCCGCAGCTGCTCATCCTGCCGGACCGCAGCCATCTGCTGATGCTGTTCCTGCCGTTCGATTCGTCGCACTGGGAGATGCTGGGCCTGACCCCGGTCGCGCTCGGATTGCTGCTGTTCGCGCTGGCCATCACCGCGCCGTTCTGCTGGGCGCTGACGCGCCACGTAGCGGCGCCGCTGGACCAGTTGCGGCGGGCGGCCCGCGCGCTGGCCGCCGGCAAGCTGGAGACTCGCAGCCCCGCCGCCCTGTCGCTGCGCAAGGACGAAGTGGGCCTCTTGGCGCGCGACTTCGACGCCATGGCCGGCCGCCTGCAGGCGCTGGTCGATACCCGCGAACAACTGCTGCGCAACATCGCTCACGAACTGCGCTCGCCGCTGGCGCGCCTGCGGCTGGGCGTCGAACTGGCGCGCCGCAAGGACGAACGCCAGGACCTGCAACTGGACCGCATGGAGCGCGAATGCGAGCGCCTGGACGCCCTGGTCGGCAGCACCTTGCGGCTGGCCCGCATGGGCGCCCTGCCCTCGCCGACCGAAACGCTGGACCTGGCGGAAGTGGTCGATGACGTGGTTCAGGATGCCCGCTTCGAGGCGGGCGATCGCCGCATCTCGATCGACTGGCGGCGTCCGGCGCCGCTGCCCGTGACCGCCGATCGCGACAGCCTGGCCAGCGCCATCGAGAACGTGCTGCGCAACGCCCTGCGTTTCGCGCCCGAGGGTGGCATCGTGCGCGTGCGCCTGCTGGCGGATGCCGCCGAGGCCTGCCTGGAAATCGAGGACGGCGGCCCCGGCGTGCCGGAAAAGGAATTGGCGTACCTGTTCGAACCCTTCTACCAGAGCGCGGCGGCCGCCGGCGTCACGCCAGGCGGCGCCGGCCTGGGCCTGAGCATCGCGCGCGCCGCGGTCACGGCGCACAAGGGCCGGATCTCGGCGCGCAACGCCGCGCCGAACGGACTGAGCGTGCGCATCGAACTGCCGCGCGCCCAGACCTGA
- a CDS encoding response regulator transcription factor, whose protein sequence is MSIPPSLTLRRILLIDDDVDLALMLREYLEPGQIELTLAHNSAQGLPLAMQGCFDLVLLDLMLPDGNGLDLLRRLRQHSRRPVIMFTAHGGETDRVLGLELGADDYLAKPFSPRELKARIGAVLRRFEETPQPAPLELSVGALSLDAASGRARLGAQEVLLTGAEQRILEILMRAPGQVVARDQISLYALGRSADRYDRSIDTHISSLRRKLQLDQAGDAPAIRNLRGLGYVLAGTA, encoded by the coding sequence ATGTCCATTCCACCCTCTTTGACACTGCGCCGCATCCTGTTGATCGACGACGACGTCGACCTGGCATTGATGCTGCGCGAATACCTCGAACCCGGCCAGATCGAGCTGACGCTGGCGCACAACAGCGCTCAAGGTTTGCCTTTGGCAATGCAGGGTTGCTTTGATCTCGTCCTGCTCGATCTGATGCTGCCCGACGGCAACGGCCTCGACCTGTTACGGCGCCTGCGCCAGCATTCGCGCCGCCCGGTCATCATGTTCACCGCCCATGGCGGCGAAACCGACCGGGTGCTGGGGCTGGAGCTGGGCGCCGACGACTACCTGGCCAAGCCGTTCAGTCCGCGCGAACTCAAGGCCCGCATCGGCGCGGTGCTGCGCCGTTTCGAGGAAACACCGCAACCCGCGCCGCTCGAATTGAGCGTGGGCGCGCTGTCGCTCGACGCCGCCAGCGGCCGCGCCCGTCTCGGCGCGCAGGAAGTGCTGCTGACCGGCGCCGAACAACGCATCCTGGAAATCCTGATGCGCGCGCCCGGCCAGGTCGTGGCGCGCGACCAGATCAGCCTGTACGCGCTGGGCCGCAGCGCCGACCGCTACGACCGCAGCATCGACACCCACATCAGCAGCCTGCGCAGGAAACTGCAGCTGGACCAGGCCGGCGACGCCCCCGCCATCCGCAACCTGCGGGGGCTGGGCTACGTGCTGGCGGGCACGGCCTGA
- a CDS encoding ligand-gated channel protein, producing the protein MLSNDLTVRRALGPRTRLAVALCGAGLALGQPAWGQAADTKTLDTVVVTASGYEQQIQDAPASISVITRQDLEKKFYRDVTDALVEVPGVIVTGGGDRQDISLRGMGPKYTLILIDGKRQNSRETRTNSDSSGVEGGWTPPISAIERIEVVRGPMSSLYGSDAMGGVINIITRKVPGEWGGEIRMDTTIQESSKSGDIYQGNFYLAGPIKNDLLGLQIYGQATQRDEDKIFDGYRKRNATNITAKLALTPNRDHDIVLEATSSRQKYENTLGKTVAPLAPGVACPRTGCPASSETDYRSNKWALSHTGRWGWGVSDSYVQQEEFDNRSRQMKIKNLDLQTSWSLPLGSHMLTLGGSYLTQRLNDQTGNQLAGGPSKVERYQWALFAEDEWRLAESFAVTGGLRMDQDENFGSHFSPRLYGVWHMAERWTLKGGVSTGFRAPDLRQTVAGWGQVSRGGNMYGNPNLTPEKSVTEEIGLLYDDGEGFNAGLTVFNNDFKDKITRVACPLSQCTDGPNQFGANPTTYLNVDKAVSRGVEANLKLPLGRDWSLTSSYTFTKSEQKTGQYQGQPLNQLPRHLFTTTVNWQASDALEAWARVNYRGKESQPITGPSSSSLVAPSYTFVDLGGSYAVNKKVSVYAGIYNLFDKKVGYDDYGYVEDGRRYWLGVGVKF; encoded by the coding sequence ATGCTCAGTAACGATCTGACCGTGCGTCGCGCACTGGGTCCGCGTACCCGCCTGGCCGTCGCCTTGTGCGGCGCCGGCCTCGCCCTGGGCCAGCCGGCCTGGGGGCAGGCGGCCGACACCAAGACGCTGGACACCGTGGTGGTCACGGCCAGCGGCTACGAGCAGCAGATCCAGGACGCGCCGGCGTCGATCAGCGTCATCACGCGCCAGGATCTCGAAAAGAAGTTCTACCGCGACGTCACCGACGCGCTGGTCGAAGTGCCGGGCGTGATCGTCACCGGCGGCGGCGACCGCCAGGACATCAGCTTGCGCGGCATGGGCCCGAAGTACACGCTGATCCTGATCGACGGCAAGCGCCAGAACTCGCGCGAGACCCGCACCAACTCCGACTCGAGCGGCGTGGAAGGCGGCTGGACGCCGCCGATCTCGGCCATCGAACGCATCGAGGTGGTGCGCGGGCCGATGTCGTCGCTGTATGGGTCCGACGCCATGGGCGGGGTGATCAACATCATCACCCGCAAGGTGCCCGGCGAGTGGGGCGGCGAGATCCGCATGGACACCACCATCCAGGAAAGCAGCAAGTCCGGCGACATCTACCAGGGCAACTTCTACCTGGCCGGCCCGATCAAGAACGACCTGCTGGGCCTGCAGATCTACGGCCAGGCGACCCAGCGCGACGAAGACAAGATCTTCGACGGCTACCGCAAGCGCAACGCCACCAACATCACCGCCAAGCTGGCGCTCACGCCCAACCGCGACCACGACATTGTGCTGGAAGCCACTTCCAGCCGCCAGAAATACGAGAACACCCTGGGCAAGACCGTGGCCCCGCTGGCGCCGGGCGTGGCGTGCCCGCGCACCGGCTGCCCGGCCTCGTCGGAAACCGACTACCGCAGCAACAAGTGGGCCTTGTCGCATACGGGCCGCTGGGGCTGGGGCGTGTCCGACAGCTACGTGCAGCAGGAAGAGTTCGACAACCGCTCGCGCCAGATGAAGATCAAGAACCTGGACCTGCAGACCAGCTGGTCGCTGCCGCTGGGTTCGCACATGCTGACGCTGGGCGGCAGCTACCTGACGCAGCGCCTGAACGACCAGACCGGCAACCAGCTGGCCGGCGGCCCCAGCAAGGTGGAACGCTACCAGTGGGCGCTGTTCGCCGAGGATGAATGGCGCCTGGCCGAGAGCTTCGCCGTCACCGGCGGCCTGCGCATGGACCAGGACGAGAACTTCGGCAGCCATTTCAGCCCGCGCCTGTACGGCGTGTGGCACATGGCCGAGCGCTGGACCCTGAAGGGCGGCGTCTCCACCGGGTTCCGCGCGCCCGACCTGCGCCAGACGGTCGCGGGCTGGGGCCAGGTCAGCCGCGGCGGCAACATGTACGGCAACCCCAACCTGACGCCCGAGAAGTCGGTGACCGAGGAAATCGGCCTGCTGTATGACGACGGCGAAGGCTTCAACGCCGGCCTGACGGTCTTCAACAACGACTTCAAGGACAAGATCACCCGCGTCGCGTGCCCGCTGTCGCAGTGCACCGACGGCCCCAACCAGTTCGGCGCCAATCCCACCACCTACTTGAACGTGGACAAGGCGGTGTCGCGCGGCGTCGAGGCCAACCTGAAGCTGCCGCTGGGCCGCGACTGGTCGCTGACCAGCAGCTACACCTTCACCAAGTCGGAACAGAAGACCGGCCAGTATCAGGGCCAGCCGCTGAACCAGCTGCCCAGGCACCTGTTCACCACCACGGTCAACTGGCAGGCGTCCGACGCGCTCGAGGCCTGGGCCCGCGTCAACTACCGCGGCAAGGAAAGCCAGCCGATCACCGGCCCGTCCTCGTCGTCGCTGGTGGCGCCGTCCTACACCTTCGTCGACCTGGGCGGCTCCTATGCCGTCAACAAGAAGGTGTCGGTGTACGCCGGCATCTACAACCTGTTCGACAAAAAGGTCGGCTACGACGACTACGGCTACGTCGAAGACGGCCGCCGCTATTGGCTGGGCGTGGGCGTGAAGTTCTGA
- a CDS encoding siderophore ABC transporter substrate-binding protein — protein MTMKQTQAGRAGRWLACAAAALALGAASALSAAQTVPVKHARGETAVPQNPAKTVVLDLAVLDTLHALGVDVTGVPTAAKLPPQLAQYADKRYLKVGSMFEPNYEVIHAAQPQVIFVAGRSAPKYDELAKLAPTVDLTVDAKDLVGSVVRNTETLAALYGKQAQAKEKLDALRAAIAALHGKAAGAGTGLIVLTTGGKMSAYGPGSRFGVIHDAFGIAPAAKDLNVSNHGQAISFEFIAQTDPDWLFVIDRDAAIGREGTSAQRMLDNELIRPTKAWKQQRVVYLNGYNWYLLGSAGLTAMQQNVDDLARALSATK, from the coding sequence ATGACGATGAAACAAACCCAGGCGGGACGCGCCGGCCGTTGGCTGGCGTGTGCCGCCGCCGCCCTGGCCCTGGGCGCCGCCAGCGCGCTGAGCGCGGCCCAGACCGTGCCGGTCAAGCATGCGCGCGGCGAAACCGCCGTGCCGCAGAACCCCGCCAAGACCGTGGTGCTGGACCTGGCGGTGCTCGACACACTGCACGCGCTGGGCGTGGACGTCACCGGCGTGCCGACGGCCGCCAAGCTGCCGCCGCAACTGGCCCAGTACGCCGACAAGCGCTACCTGAAGGTGGGCAGCATGTTCGAGCCCAACTACGAAGTGATCCACGCGGCGCAGCCGCAGGTGATCTTCGTGGCCGGCCGCTCCGCGCCCAAGTACGACGAGCTGGCCAAGCTGGCGCCCACGGTGGACCTGACCGTCGACGCCAAGGACCTGGTCGGCAGCGTGGTGCGCAACACCGAGACGCTGGCCGCCCTCTACGGCAAGCAGGCCCAGGCCAAGGAAAAGCTGGACGCCCTGCGCGCCGCGATCGCCGCGCTGCACGGCAAGGCCGCCGGCGCCGGCACCGGCCTGATCGTGCTGACCACGGGCGGCAAGATGAGCGCCTACGGCCCCGGTTCGCGCTTCGGCGTCATCCATGACGCGTTCGGCATCGCGCCGGCCGCCAAGGACCTGAACGTGTCGAACCACGGCCAGGCGATCTCGTTCGAATTCATCGCCCAGACCGATCCGGACTGGCTGTTCGTGATCGACCGCGATGCCGCCATCGGCCGCGAGGGCACCTCGGCCCAGCGCATGCTGGACAACGAGCTGATCCGCCCGACCAAGGCCTGGAAGCAGCAGCGCGTGGTCTACCTGAATGGCTACAACTGGTATCTGCTGGGCAGCGCGGGCCTGACCGCCATGCAGCAGAACGTGGACGACCTGGCGCGCGCGCTGTCGGCGACCAAGTAA
- a CDS encoding ABC transporter permease — MITGWAGLAALLLLLLLLCVASVSLGAGTFSFSALAGGPDAERAWRLLLVSRVPRTLALLLAGMALAVAGLIMQMLVRNRYVEPTTAGTVESATLGILVVTLLAPDTPVIGKMLTATGFALAGTLLFLALLRRVPLRTPFIVPLIGLILGGVIHAVTTFVAYRYDLLQSLHAWTTGDFSGVLRGRYELLWIGFALAAAAYLAADRYTVAGMGREFAANLGLNHARLTLTGLLIVSAISAVVVVTAGGIPFLGLIVPNAVSLMLGDNMRRSIPWVAALGGVFVLACDIIGRLVIHPYEVPLGTVVGVVGSILFLCLLHSRRNRRG, encoded by the coding sequence ATGATCACCGGCTGGGCCGGGCTGGCGGCATTGCTGCTGTTGTTGCTGTTGCTGTGCGTGGCCAGCGTCAGCCTGGGCGCGGGGACGTTTTCGTTCAGCGCCCTGGCCGGCGGGCCGGACGCCGAGCGCGCCTGGCGCCTGCTGCTGGTCAGCCGCGTGCCGCGCACGCTGGCCTTGCTGCTGGCCGGCATGGCGCTGGCGGTGGCCGGGCTCATCATGCAGATGCTGGTGCGCAACCGCTATGTCGAACCGACCACGGCCGGCACCGTCGAGTCGGCCACGCTCGGCATCCTGGTGGTGACGCTGCTGGCGCCGGACACGCCGGTGATCGGCAAGATGCTGACGGCCACCGGCTTCGCGCTGGCGGGCACGCTGCTGTTCCTGGCGCTGCTGCGGCGCGTGCCGCTGCGCACGCCCTTCATCGTGCCGCTGATCGGCCTGATCCTGGGCGGCGTGATCCACGCGGTCACCACCTTCGTCGCCTATCGCTACGACCTGCTGCAGTCGCTGCACGCCTGGACCACGGGCGATTTTTCCGGGGTGCTGCGCGGGCGTTATGAACTGCTGTGGATCGGCTTCGCGCTGGCGGCCGCCGCCTACCTGGCGGCGGACCGCTACACCGTGGCCGGCATGGGGCGGGAATTCGCCGCCAATCTCGGCCTGAACCACGCGCGCCTGACGCTGACCGGATTGCTGATCGTGTCGGCGATCTCCGCGGTGGTGGTGGTGACGGCCGGCGGCATTCCGTTCCTGGGCCTGATCGTGCCGAACGCCGTCAGCCTGATGCTGGGCGACAACATGCGCCGTTCGATTCCCTGGGTGGCGGCGCTGGGGGGCGTCTTCGTGCTGGCCTGTGACATCATCGGCCGCCTGGTGATCCACCCGTACGAGGTGCCGCTGGGCACGGTGGTGGGCGTGGTGGGCAGCATCCTGTTCCTGTGCCTGCTGCACAGCCGGAGGAACCGCCGTGGCTGA
- a CDS encoding iron chelate uptake ABC transporter family permease subunit codes for MADSVVSRAATARSPQAWRLALLAALALLCVAGFMMLGANGQWDFVLPFRGGKLAVMLLVAYAVAVSSVLFQTVTHNRILTPAIMGFDALYLLIQSVVVFGFGQAAGAVSHPVAAFVLEVCAMTAFACLLFRWLFTDAVRSLHLMMLVGIIFGLLFRSLSSFVVRLIDPNEFLVLQDRMFANFNSVRTGLLPIALAAVAVATLLIWRMRRRYDVLALGREIALNLGVDYRRTLLLTLAAIAVLVSVSTALVGPVTFFGLLVSNLAYHAMGSDRHRHTVPAAVLLSVIFLVGGQTLLERVLQLSTTVSVVIEFVGGVMFLALILRRGRQ; via the coding sequence GTGGCTGATTCCGTCGTGTCGCGCGCCGCCACGGCGCGTTCGCCGCAGGCCTGGCGCCTGGCCCTGCTGGCCGCGCTGGCGCTGCTGTGCGTGGCCGGCTTCATGATGCTGGGCGCCAATGGCCAGTGGGACTTCGTGCTGCCGTTCCGTGGCGGCAAGCTGGCGGTGATGCTGCTGGTGGCGTACGCGGTGGCGGTGTCGTCGGTGCTGTTCCAGACCGTCACCCACAACCGCATCCTGACGCCGGCCATCATGGGGTTCGATGCGCTCTACCTGCTGATCCAGTCGGTGGTGGTGTTCGGCTTCGGCCAGGCGGCGGGCGCGGTCAGCCATCCGGTGGCGGCCTTCGTGCTGGAGGTGTGCGCGATGACGGCGTTCGCCTGCCTGCTGTTCCGCTGGCTGTTCACCGACGCGGTGCGCAGCCTGCACCTGATGATGCTGGTCGGCATCATCTTCGGCCTGTTGTTCCGCAGCCTGTCCAGCTTTGTCGTGCGCCTGATCGACCCGAACGAGTTCCTGGTGCTGCAGGACCGGATGTTCGCCAATTTCAATTCGGTGCGCACCGGCCTGCTGCCGATCGCGCTGGCGGCGGTGGCCGTGGCCACGCTGCTGATCTGGCGCATGCGGCGCCGCTACGACGTGCTGGCGCTGGGGCGCGAGATCGCGCTGAACCTGGGCGTGGACTATCGCCGCACCTTGCTGCTGACGCTGGCCGCCATCGCCGTGCTGGTGTCGGTGTCCACCGCGCTGGTGGGGCCGGTGACGTTTTTCGGCCTGCTGGTCAGCAACCTGGCCTACCACGCGATGGGCTCGGACCGGCATCGCCATACCGTGCCTGCCGCGGTGCTGCTCAGCGTGATCTTCCTGGTGGGCGGCCAGACGCTGCTGGAGCGGGTATTGCAGCTGAGCACCACGGTCAGCGTGGTCATCGAATTCGTGGGCGGAGTGATGTTCCTGGCCCTGATCTTGCGCAGGGGACGCCAATGA
- a CDS encoding ABC transporter ATP-binding protein, which produces MIDIQKVSKQYGDSVVVDQVSLALPAGGVTAIIGPNGAGKSTLLSMISRLLPTSAGHILVDGLDVTRSDSRELARRLAILRQDNHLPLRLTVRDLVAFGRYPHSGGRLTLEDKAHIDRAIAYLELEPLADRYLDEMSGGQRQRAFVAMVLCQDTRYLLLDEPLNSLDMKHAVAMMGTLRRAADELGKTVVLVLHDINFASAYADRIVAMKAGRVAHHGTPAELIRPEVLGALYELPIDVHEIGGKRICVYYR; this is translated from the coding sequence ATGATCGATATCCAAAAAGTCAGCAAGCAGTATGGCGACAGCGTGGTCGTGGACCAGGTGTCGCTGGCGCTGCCCGCGGGCGGCGTGACCGCCATTATCGGCCCCAACGGCGCCGGCAAGTCGACCCTGCTGTCGATGATCAGCCGCCTGTTGCCGACGTCGGCCGGCCACATCCTGGTCGACGGCCTGGACGTGACGCGCAGCGACAGCCGCGAACTGGCGCGCCGGCTGGCCATCCTGCGGCAGGACAACCACCTGCCGCTGCGCCTGACGGTGCGCGACCTGGTGGCGTTCGGCCGCTATCCGCACAGCGGCGGGCGGCTGACGCTGGAGGACAAGGCCCATATCGACCGCGCCATCGCCTACCTGGAGCTTGAGCCGCTGGCCGACCGCTACCTGGACGAGATGTCCGGCGGCCAGCGCCAGCGCGCCTTCGTGGCGATGGTGCTGTGCCAGGACACGCGCTACCTGCTGCTGGACGAGCCGCTCAACAGCCTCGACATGAAGCACGCGGTGGCCATGATGGGCACCCTGCGGCGCGCGGCCGACGAACTGGGCAAGACCGTGGTGCTGGTGCTGCACGACATCAACTTCGCCTCGGCCTATGCCGACCGCATCGTGGCGATGAAGGCGGGCAGGGTGGCGCACCATGGCACTCCCGCCGAGTTGATCCGTCCGGAAGTCCTGGGCGCGTTGTACGAACTGCCGATCGACGTGCACGAGATCGGCGGCAAGCGCATCTGCGTGTACTACCGCTGA
- a CDS encoding TonB-dependent receptor, whose amino-acid sequence MHVLRPLTAALFVVAPLAAHGQAAAPTATLPAVSVVGTDDTARSYNPPASTSATKIDAPLRDIPQTVNVVPAQVLRDQHAMSVQDALKNVPGVSFSTGDGQRDQVSIRGFTAIADQFVDGFRDDALYYRDLSNVERIDVIKGPAAVLYGRGSSGGLINRVTKKPGEDISQVGLSYGSWNDRRLDLDLGRANESGSMSWRLTGAVEKGDSYRDKQFIDRKAIAPSAQFRLGEDTTFLLQTEFLEDRRLTDFGIPAYHGRPVDVDPSTYYGAENARDTDYTQTRVQSYAGTLTHRFNENWSLRNATRYYHYTLNRNNTLPGTVNEAAQTVSLTHGNVLRDEHGWTNQTELMQRVQWGSVRHDILYGVEVGQQNKDLVSYSNANVAVVNLFDPRLPTLQRQAVGAPGSDSLGRFSTLGLYVQDMVSLGEHWKVLGGVRHDRFEQKTEDRRSGQNLQRTDSNLSPRLGLVFQPDSVQSYYVSWSRSYQPSGEAFALAANNADLAPEKTTNYEVGAKYDFLDGKLSTTVSVFRLERTDIKVTNPVTNTLVPVGTQRTDGAEWTLSGDLSNGWRAMLGYAYLDARVTQSVAVDAGKSVEGKRATLTPRHAGNVWITKDLGDGFGAGAGLNLVGARFANPGSTVTLPGYLTADAAAWWRQGPYSVQLNLYNLFNAGYIVSAHGTSPNLNMPGAPRNAMLSLQYRM is encoded by the coding sequence ATGCACGTCCTTCGCCCTCTCACCGCCGCCCTGTTCGTCGTGGCTCCCCTGGCCGCGCACGGCCAGGCCGCCGCGCCCACCGCCACCTTGCCCGCCGTCAGCGTCGTCGGCACCGACGACACCGCCCGGAGCTACAACCCGCCCGCGTCCACCAGCGCCACCAAGATCGACGCGCCGCTGCGCGACATTCCGCAGACGGTGAACGTGGTGCCGGCGCAGGTGCTGCGCGACCAGCACGCCATGTCGGTGCAGGACGCGCTCAAGAACGTGCCGGGCGTCAGCTTCTCGACCGGCGACGGCCAGCGCGACCAGGTGTCGATCCGCGGCTTCACCGCCATCGCCGACCAGTTCGTCGACGGCTTCCGCGACGACGCGCTGTACTACCGCGACCTGTCCAACGTCGAGCGCATCGACGTCATCAAGGGCCCGGCCGCGGTGCTGTATGGCCGCGGCTCGTCGGGCGGCCTGATCAACCGCGTCACCAAGAAGCCGGGCGAGGACATCTCGCAGGTCGGCCTGAGCTACGGCTCGTGGAACGACCGCCGGCTCGACCTGGACCTGGGCCGCGCCAACGAGAGCGGCTCCATGTCGTGGCGCCTGACCGGCGCGGTGGAGAAGGGCGACAGCTACCGCGACAAGCAGTTCATCGACCGCAAGGCGATCGCGCCGTCGGCCCAGTTCCGCCTGGGCGAGGACACCACCTTCCTGCTGCAGACCGAGTTCCTGGAAGACCGCCGCCTGACCGACTTCGGCATTCCGGCCTATCACGGCCGGCCGGTGGACGTGGACCCGTCCACCTACTACGGCGCCGAGAACGCGCGCGACACCGATTACACCCAGACCCGTGTGCAGTCCTATGCCGGCACGCTGACGCACCGCTTCAACGAGAACTGGTCGCTGCGCAACGCCACGCGCTACTACCACTACACGCTGAACCGCAACAACACCTTGCCCGGCACGGTCAACGAAGCCGCCCAGACCGTGTCGCTGACGCACGGCAACGTGCTGCGCGACGAACACGGCTGGACCAACCAGACCGAGCTGATGCAGCGCGTGCAATGGGGATCGGTGCGCCACGACATCCTGTACGGCGTCGAAGTGGGGCAGCAGAACAAGGACCTGGTGAGCTATTCCAACGCCAACGTGGCGGTGGTCAACCTGTTCGATCCGCGCCTGCCGACGCTGCAGCGCCAGGCCGTGGGCGCGCCGGGTTCGGACAGCCTGGGCCGCTTCAGCACGCTCGGCCTGTACGTGCAGGACATGGTGTCGCTGGGAGAGCACTGGAAGGTGCTGGGCGGCGTGCGCCACGACCGCTTCGAGCAGAAGACCGAGGACCGCCGCAGCGGCCAGAACCTGCAGCGCACCGACTCCAACCTGAGTCCGCGCCTGGGCCTGGTGTTCCAGCCGGACAGCGTGCAGTCGTACTACGTGTCGTGGAGCCGTTCGTACCAGCCCTCGGGCGAGGCCTTCGCGCTGGCCGCCAACAACGCCGACCTGGCGCCGGAAAAGACCACCAACTATGAAGTCGGCGCCAAGTACGACTTCCTGGATGGCAAGCTCTCGACCACCGTGTCCGTGTTCCGCCTGGAGCGCACCGACATCAAGGTCACCAACCCGGTGACCAACACGCTGGTGCCGGTGGGCACGCAGCGCACCGACGGCGCCGAATGGACGCTGTCGGGCGACCTGTCCAACGGCTGGCGCGCGATGCTGGGCTACGCCTACCTGGATGCGCGCGTGACGCAGTCCGTCGCGGTGGACGCCGGCAAGAGCGTGGAAGGCAAGCGCGCCACGCTGACGCCGCGCCATGCCGGCAACGTCTGGATCACCAAGGACCTGGGCGATGGCTTCGGCGCGGGCGCCGGCCTGAACCTGGTGGGCGCGCGCTTCGCCAACCCGGGCAGCACGGTCACGCTGCCGGGCTACCTGACGGCGGACGCGGCGGCATGGTGGCGCCAGGGGCCGTACTCGGTGCAGTTGAACTTGTACAACCTGTTCAACGCCGGCTACATCGTCTCGGCCCACGGCACCAGCCCCAACCTGAACATGCCGGGCGCGCCGCGCAACGCGATGCTGAGCCTGCAGTACCGCATGTAA
- the thiM gene encoding hydroxyethylthiazole kinase, protein MASTTPSLSALTLASRDLYAAVRRDAPLVQCLTNFVSMNTAANTLLAIGASPAMVHASEEAPEFAAISGAVVINIGTLSAPWLDSMLLTAAAAGRAGTPWVLDPVAHHATAFRRDAVRRLLDLRPAVIRGNASEIIALAGGQSASKGVDARDPVQQAEQAARELARARATVVAVTGEVDFVTDGQREVRVTGGSPLMPQVTATGCALTAVVGAFAAVARDDAYTAAVAALSCFGIAGRRADALAEGPGSFAWRFLDALAALETDSLTAESPLR, encoded by the coding sequence ATGGCCTCTACCACCCCCTCCCTTTCCGCGCTGACGCTGGCGTCGCGCGACCTGTACGCGGCCGTGCGCCGCGACGCGCCGCTGGTGCAGTGCCTGACCAATTTCGTGTCGATGAATACCGCGGCCAATACGCTGCTGGCGATCGGCGCCTCGCCCGCGATGGTGCACGCGTCCGAGGAAGCGCCCGAATTCGCCGCCATCAGCGGCGCGGTGGTGATCAATATCGGCACCCTCTCGGCCCCCTGGCTGGACAGCATGCTGCTGACGGCCGCCGCCGCGGGCCGGGCCGGCACGCCATGGGTGCTGGATCCGGTGGCGCACCACGCCACGGCGTTCCGCCGCGACGCGGTGCGGCGCCTGCTGGACCTGCGGCCCGCGGTGATACGCGGCAATGCATCGGAGATCATCGCGCTGGCCGGCGGCCAGAGCGCCAGCAAGGGCGTGGACGCGCGCGATCCGGTGCAACAGGCCGAGCAGGCGGCGCGCGAGCTGGCGCGGGCGCGCGCCACCGTGGTGGCCGTGACCGGTGAAGTGGATTTCGTGACGGACGGCCAGCGCGAAGTGCGCGTGACCGGCGGATCGCCGCTGATGCCGCAGGTCACCGCCACGGGCTGCGCGCTGACGGCGGTGGTGGGCGCCTTCGCGGCGGTGGCGCGCGATGACGCCTACACGGCGGCGGTGGCGGCGCTGTCCTGCTTCGGCATCGCCGGCCGGCGCGCCGACGCGCTGGCGGAAGGCCCCGGCTCGTTCGCGTGGCGCTTCCTGGACGCGCTGGCGGCGCTGGAAACGGACAGCCTGACGGCCGAATCGCCGCTGCGCTGA